A genomic region of Pseudomonas sp. KU43P contains the following coding sequences:
- a CDS encoding MgtC/SapB family protein — protein sequence MDWKVFLLRVSIALLLGALIGAERQLRQRLTGLRTNALVSTGACLFVLMTQAVPGMAPTDASRIAAYVVSGIGFLGGGVIMRDGFNVRGLNTAATLWCTAAIGVLCSLGLLLEATLGSLVVLCANILLRDIAQRLDRQEVLPASEVEQRFEVRIVCRAEDEIQVRSLMLHSLGDPELRLQSLHSEDLPNPARLEVRAELLGNPQAPAQLERLVSRVSLEKGVSSVRWQLQPLEMTTD from the coding sequence ATGGATTGGAAAGTCTTTCTGCTGCGTGTCAGCATTGCCCTGCTGCTCGGTGCCCTGATCGGTGCCGAGCGTCAGCTGCGCCAACGCCTCACCGGCCTTCGCACCAACGCGCTGGTCAGTACCGGCGCCTGCCTGTTCGTGCTGATGACCCAGGCCGTGCCGGGCATGGCCCCTACCGACGCCTCACGCATCGCGGCCTATGTGGTGTCGGGTATCGGCTTTCTGGGTGGTGGCGTGATCATGCGTGATGGTTTCAACGTACGCGGTTTGAACACCGCCGCCACCCTGTGGTGCACCGCCGCGATCGGTGTGTTGTGCAGCCTCGGCCTGCTGCTGGAGGCCACGCTGGGTAGCCTGGTGGTGCTGTGCGCGAATATCCTGCTGCGCGATATCGCCCAGCGCCTGGATCGCCAGGAGGTTTTGCCGGCCAGCGAGGTCGAACAACGCTTCGAAGTGCGCATCGTCTGCCGCGCCGAAGATGAAATCCAGGTGCGCAGCCTGATGCTGCACAGCCTGGGCGACCCCGAGCTGCGCCTGCAGTCGCTGCACAGCGAAGACCTGCCCAACCCGGCGCGCCTGGAAGTGCGTGCCGAGCTGCTGGGCAACCCGCAGGCGCCGGCGCAACTCGAGCGCCTGGTCAGCCGGGTAAGCCTGGAAAAAGGCGTAAGTTCGGTGCGCTGGCAGCTGCAGCCACTGGAAATGACCACGGATTGA